From a single Sinorhizobium sp. RAC02 genomic region:
- a CDS encoding GntR family transcriptional regulator translates to MKFAAVDVRQAASAADIVYEALRKAIIEGNLAEGANLRQEEIAQMFNTSRIPVREALSRLEQHGLITTQRYKGAVVAGLSIEEIEETFEFRALIEAEVIRLAVPDLDRETLEKARRYCSAFDRETDPHRWGEINRNFHYTLYEASRRPYYLQNVRSSLDRIDRYLRAQLIFTNGVPRAGREHEAILTACERGDADLASRLTRDHILDAGRSLMTFLREHRA, encoded by the coding sequence ATGAAATTTGCTGCTGTCGATGTCAGGCAGGCCGCCTCGGCCGCCGACATCGTCTATGAGGCCCTGCGCAAGGCGATCATCGAGGGAAACCTCGCTGAGGGCGCAAACCTTCGGCAGGAAGAGATTGCGCAGATGTTTAATACCAGCCGCATTCCCGTGCGCGAGGCGCTGTCCCGGCTGGAACAGCATGGCCTTATCACCACCCAGCGCTACAAGGGCGCCGTCGTCGCCGGACTTTCCATCGAGGAGATAGAGGAAACTTTCGAGTTCCGCGCGCTGATCGAGGCCGAGGTCATCCGCCTCGCCGTCCCCGATCTCGACCGCGAGACGCTGGAAAAGGCGCGGCGCTACTGCAGCGCGTTCGACCGGGAGACCGATCCGCACCGCTGGGGCGAAATCAACCGCAATTTCCACTACACGCTCTACGAAGCCTCCCGCCGCCCCTATTATCTCCAGAACGTGCGCTCCTCCCTCGATCGCATCGACCGGTATCTGCGCGCCCAACTCATCTTCACCAACGGCGTACCGCGCGCCGGGCGCGAGCATGAAGCGATCCTTACGGCCTGCGAGCGCGGCGATGCCGACCTCGCCTCGCGTCTGACACGCGACCACATCCTCGATGCCGGACGGTCGCTGATGACGTTTTTGCGCGAGCACCGGGCCTGA
- a CDS encoding HPP family protein — translation MIVAIPPHDAQKPGTSSRFRFFAPILAGATLKERLIGCVGALIGICLTSLVCALVMGQDPNLPLIVAPIGASAVLLFAVPASPLAQPWSIVGGNTISAFVGVSVATLVTNPSLAIGLAVALAILVMSLTRSLHPPGGAAALTAVVGGAAVARAGFWFPLVPIAINSLILVAVGMVFHRLAGRQYPHRQAIVPVNTHKTADPPAAFRVGFNSEDIDVAIASLNETLDVSRADIDALLRQVELQALLRQRGELSAADIMSRDVVTVAENATADEARSLLLDHDIRTLPVLDAAGHLRGTLGLRELAAMAPGTPLPVSQAAIAKPSDPAIGLLPRLTDGSIHAVVVLDDEHHVVGIISQTDLLATLAKSLSQAGPTSLMAGHGQGI, via the coding sequence ATCATCGTGGCCATTCCTCCGCACGATGCCCAGAAACCGGGCACTTCATCCAGGTTCAGGTTTTTTGCACCGATTCTCGCCGGTGCCACGCTCAAGGAGCGGCTGATCGGTTGCGTCGGCGCGCTCATCGGCATCTGCCTGACCAGCCTCGTCTGCGCGCTCGTCATGGGGCAGGATCCGAACCTGCCGCTGATCGTCGCGCCCATCGGCGCCTCCGCCGTCCTGCTCTTCGCCGTGCCGGCAAGCCCGCTAGCCCAGCCCTGGTCGATCGTCGGCGGCAACACGATTTCCGCCTTTGTCGGCGTCAGCGTCGCCACGCTCGTGACCAATCCGTCGCTCGCCATCGGTCTTGCCGTGGCCCTTGCCATCCTCGTCATGTCGCTGACCCGCTCGCTGCACCCGCCGGGCGGGGCCGCCGCGCTGACGGCCGTCGTCGGCGGTGCCGCCGTGGCGCGGGCCGGCTTCTGGTTTCCGCTGGTGCCGATCGCGATCAACTCGCTGATCCTTGTGGCCGTCGGCATGGTGTTTCACCGGCTTGCCGGACGGCAATATCCGCATCGCCAGGCGATCGTGCCCGTCAACACGCACAAGACCGCCGACCCGCCAGCGGCCTTTCGCGTCGGGTTCAACAGCGAGGACATCGACGTCGCCATTGCCAGCCTCAACGAGACGCTCGACGTCAGCCGCGCCGACATCGACGCGCTGCTGCGCCAGGTCGAGCTCCAGGCGCTGCTGCGCCAGCGCGGCGAGCTTAGCGCCGCCGACATCATGTCGCGCGACGTGGTGACGGTCGCCGAGAACGCGACGGCGGATGAGGCGCGCAGTCTGCTGCTCGACCACGATATCCGCACGCTGCCCGTGCTCGATGCTGCGGGACATCTTCGCGGCACCCTCGGCCTCCGGGAACTCGCCGCCATGGCGCCCGGCACGCCGCTTCCCGTTTCGCAGGCCGCGATCGCCAAGCCGTCCGACCCGGCGATCGGTCTCTTGCCGCGCCTGACGGACGGCTCAATCCATGCGGTCGTGGTCCTCGATGACGAGCACCACGTCGTCGGCATCATTTCGCAGACCGACCTTTTGGCGACGCTCGCAAAAAGCCTCTCCCAGGCCGGCCCGACCAGCCTGATGGCCGGCCACGGGCAGGGCATCTGA
- a CDS encoding MFS transporter — translation MTVLNDPGAIDLIDAEADSVPAPAAHRPKSTVARVLLGVSLVLIAFNLRPVFSSASALLPEIRDLLGLSATGASLLTTLPVVCLGLFSPLAPRLAQRIGTERTLLVVILVVALGTALRGLSSVPLLFLGTALAGAAIAVGNVLLPGLVKRDFPDKAALMTGCYTMALCAGAASAAGLTLPFEHALGGSLDGALAIWALPAFLVALLWLPQVLGTRMQAKRTGFRVEGLWRDRLAWHVTLFMGLQSALAYCVFGWLVPILRERGLDGVTAGAIVSISVMVQAGACLVAPHIAVRGKDQRLINVVLCGFAVVALLGLLFAPLWSVWIWAVLQGIGQGGLIAVAMTVIVLRTRDPHVAAHLSGMAQCVGYLLAAIGPLIVGLIRGWTGSFAWSAVLFVLLGLGAALNGWFAGRALYVNARTVEM, via the coding sequence ATGACCGTTCTCAATGATCCCGGCGCCATCGATCTGATCGACGCCGAAGCCGACAGCGTGCCGGCGCCCGCAGCACACCGGCCGAAAAGCACTGTGGCGCGCGTCCTGCTCGGCGTCAGCCTCGTGCTCATCGCCTTCAATCTGCGGCCGGTGTTTTCCAGCGCCTCGGCGCTGCTGCCGGAGATCCGCGACCTGCTCGGCCTTTCCGCCACCGGCGCCAGCCTGCTGACGACGCTGCCCGTCGTCTGCCTCGGCCTGTTCTCGCCGCTCGCCCCACGCCTCGCGCAACGCATCGGCACGGAGCGAACCCTGCTGGTCGTCATCCTCGTGGTGGCGCTCGGCACCGCGCTGCGCGGCCTGTCCTCCGTTCCGCTGCTCTTTCTGGGCACGGCACTTGCGGGGGCCGCGATTGCGGTCGGCAATGTGCTGCTGCCCGGCCTCGTCAAGCGGGACTTTCCCGACAAGGCGGCGCTGATGACGGGGTGCTACACGATGGCGCTTTGCGCAGGCGCTGCAAGTGCTGCCGGTCTGACCTTGCCCTTCGAACATGCCCTCGGCGGCTCGCTCGATGGGGCGCTGGCGATCTGGGCGCTGCCGGCCTTTCTGGTGGCGCTGCTCTGGCTGCCGCAGGTGCTTGGCACCCGCATGCAGGCCAAGCGCACCGGCTTTCGCGTGGAAGGGCTGTGGCGCGACAGGCTCGCCTGGCACGTCACGCTCTTCATGGGCCTGCAGTCGGCGCTCGCCTATTGCGTCTTCGGCTGGCTGGTGCCGATCCTGCGTGAACGCGGGCTGGATGGCGTGACGGCCGGGGCGATCGTGTCGATCTCCGTGATGGTGCAGGCCGGCGCCTGCCTTGTCGCGCCGCATATCGCCGTGCGCGGCAAGGACCAGCGGCTGATCAACGTCGTGCTCTGCGGCTTCGCCGTCGTGGCGCTTCTCGGCCTGCTCTTCGCGCCGCTTTGGTCCGTGTGGATCTGGGCCGTGCTGCAGGGCATCGGCCAGGGCGGACTGATCGCGGTGGCGATGACCGTCATCGTGCTGCGCACGCGTGACCCGCATGTGGCGGCGCATCTGTCCGGCATGGCGCAATGCGTCGGCTACCTGCTGGCGGCCATCGGCCCGCTGATCGTGGGCCTCATCCGCGGCTGGACGGGCAGTTTCGCCTGGAGCGCCGTGCTCTTCGTGCTGCTTGGCCTTGGCGCTGCCCTCAATGGCTGGTTCGCCGGCCGGGCGCTCTACGTCAACGCCCGCACGGTGGAAATGTAG
- a CDS encoding 5-formyltetrahydrofolate cyclo-ligase: MDDDDKPASFASPACFLHEVDPAYSGLPGPLDLQAWTDVNRWRKSERERLIAERLAVPAETRAHHGDTIAAGVLAEIGDLTGRIVSAYWPFRGEPDLRPFLQTVAERGGRTALPVVVEKGRPLEFHLWQTGEALSRGVWNIPIPAEQRPCLPDIVIAPVVGYDPACYRLGYGGGFFDRTLAAMPKKPRVIGVGYSAAKLATIYPQLHDIPMDVIVTEAGTIRPYISTVRALT; this comes from the coding sequence ATGGATGACGACGACAAACCTGCCAGCTTCGCCTCACCGGCCTGTTTCCTGCATGAGGTCGATCCGGCCTATTCGGGGCTGCCGGGACCGCTCGACCTGCAAGCCTGGACCGACGTCAACCGCTGGCGCAAGAGCGAGCGCGAGCGCCTCATCGCCGAGCGTCTCGCCGTTCCGGCCGAAACACGGGCGCACCATGGGGACACGATTGCGGCCGGCGTGCTGGCGGAAATCGGAGATCTGACGGGCCGCATCGTCAGCGCCTACTGGCCGTTTCGCGGCGAGCCGGATCTGCGGCCATTCCTGCAAACCGTGGCGGAGCGCGGCGGGCGCACGGCCCTGCCGGTGGTCGTCGAGAAGGGGCGGCCGCTTGAATTCCATCTCTGGCAGACGGGGGAGGCGCTGTCGCGCGGCGTCTGGAACATTCCGATCCCGGCCGAGCAGCGACCCTGCCTGCCCGACATCGTCATCGCACCCGTCGTCGGCTACGACCCGGCGTGTTACCGGCTCGGTTATGGCGGCGGTTTCTTCGACAGGACCTTGGCGGCCATGCCGAAGAAGCCACGCGTCATCGGCGTCGGCTACAGCGCCGCAAAACTCGCGACGATCTATCCGCAACTACACGACATTCCGATGGACGTTATCGTCACGGAAGCCGGCACGATCCGCCCCTACATTTCCACCGTGCGGGCGTTGACGTAG
- a CDS encoding phosphomannomutase, with protein sequence MSLKFGTSGLRGLSVDLEGPATALYATAFARHLLAAGIAQPGDLVLVGRDFRASSPAISAIAIAALRKAGFAPHDCGALPTPALALTGLARKAACLMVTGSHIPADRNGIKFYRPDGEIDKADEAAITAAADAIRAEGTVPGAEQETADDLHDAAMALYDARNRLLLPAGSLTGLRVGVYQHSTVARDLFVSVLAHYGADAVALGRSETFIPVDTEAVSSETIALLQGWAVQHGLDAIISADGDGDRPLVTDETGMPIRGDLVGLIASRFLGATAIATPVTSNSGIEAAVDGTVLRTKVGSPFVIAAMNDAVAAGEKAVAGFEANGGTLTATPFTVNGHMLAPLPTRDSLMPVLAVLVLAAAQKRPLSTIAAGFALPAAASDRLENFPVETSAALMAELRSGAGALAAFLAPIGVPSTVSDIDGLRVTLETGDVVHFRPSGNAPEMRCYVEARDEAAALRLLAAGLARIREWALGR encoded by the coding sequence ATGAGCCTGAAATTTGGAACCAGCGGCCTGCGGGGTCTCTCGGTCGATCTTGAGGGACCGGCGACCGCGCTCTATGCCACGGCTTTCGCCCGCCATCTGCTGGCGGCCGGCATCGCGCAACCGGGCGACCTCGTGCTGGTCGGCCGCGATTTTCGCGCCTCCAGCCCGGCCATTTCGGCCATTGCGATCGCCGCTTTGCGCAAGGCCGGATTTGCCCCGCACGATTGCGGCGCGCTGCCGACGCCGGCCCTCGCGCTCACCGGCCTCGCCCGCAAGGCGGCGTGCCTGATGGTCACCGGCTCGCATATTCCCGCCGACCGCAACGGCATCAAATTCTACCGGCCGGACGGCGAGATCGACAAGGCGGATGAAGCCGCCATCACCGCGGCGGCCGATGCGATCCGCGCCGAGGGCACCGTCCCTGGCGCCGAACAGGAAACGGCCGACGACCTGCATGATGCCGCGATGGCGCTGTACGACGCGCGCAACCGCCTGCTTCTGCCGGCCGGTAGCCTCACCGGCCTGCGGGTTGGCGTCTACCAGCACTCGACGGTCGCACGCGATCTGTTCGTCTCCGTGCTCGCCCATTACGGCGCGGATGCCGTTGCACTCGGCCGGTCGGAAACCTTCATTCCGGTGGATACGGAGGCGGTCTCCAGCGAGACTATCGCGCTGCTGCAGGGCTGGGCCGTGCAGCACGGGCTCGACGCCATCATTTCCGCCGATGGCGACGGCGACCGGCCGCTCGTCACCGACGAGACCGGCATGCCGATCCGCGGCGACCTGGTCGGGCTCATCGCCAGCCGATTCCTCGGCGCCACTGCCATCGCCACGCCCGTGACGTCCAATTCCGGCATCGAAGCCGCGGTCGACGGCACCGTGCTGCGCACCAAGGTCGGCTCTCCCTTCGTCATCGCGGCCATGAACGACGCGGTGGCGGCCGGCGAAAAGGCCGTGGCCGGTTTCGAGGCCAATGGCGGCACGCTGACCGCCACGCCCTTCACCGTGAACGGCCACATGCTCGCGCCGCTACCGACGCGCGACAGCCTGATGCCGGTGCTTGCCGTGCTGGTGCTTGCCGCCGCACAAAAGCGTCCGCTCTCCACCATCGCCGCCGGCTTTGCCCTGCCGGCCGCAGCAAGCGACCGCCTCGAAAACTTCCCCGTTGAAACGAGCGCTGCGCTGATGGCCGAGCTGCGCTCCGGCGCCGGCGCGCTTGCTGCGTTCCTCGCGCCGATCGGCGTGCCGTCGACGGTCAGCGACATCGACGGATTGCGCGTGACGCTGGAGACCGGCGACGTCGTGCATTTTCGTCCGTCCGGCAATGCGCCGGAAATGCGCTGCTACGTGGAGGCCCGCGACGAGGCCGCCGCTCTCCGGCTGCTGGCGGCCGGGCTTGCGCGCATTCGCGAATGGGCGCTCGGCCGGTGA
- a CDS encoding BA14K family protein: MSKIRNLVFGCAMSIASAIAPMGVAEAVPLAVPKVETKSDVTRAQVEFCYGYGCERRQYRRYNRPYYGGYERRYERPRYYRPRYERPRYYGGGGNAHVRWCSNRYRTYDPYTNRYHAGGGVYRMCYSPYR, encoded by the coding sequence ATGTCGAAGATTCGAAATCTCGTTTTCGGTTGCGCTATGAGCATTGCCTCCGCAATCGCGCCCATGGGCGTGGCTGAGGCCGTTCCACTGGCCGTGCCGAAGGTCGAGACAAAAAGCGACGTCACCAGGGCCCAGGTGGAGTTCTGCTACGGCTATGGTTGCGAACGCCGCCAATATCGCCGCTACAATCGCCCGTATTACGGCGGTTATGAGCGTCGCTACGAGCGGCCACGCTACTATCGCCCGCGCTACGAGCGGCCGCGCTACTACGGTGGCGGCGGGAACGCCCATGTCCGGTGGTGCTCCAACCGCTACCGCACCTATGACCCCTATACCAACCGCTACCATGCGGGCGGTGGTGTCTATCGCATGTGCTATTCGCCCTACCGTTAA
- the rnk gene encoding nucleoside diphosphate kinase regulator, producing the protein MTSKTKGSRRPAITIARSEHARLSNLADMLAARDPHAAEQLAAELDRAKILDDARMAPGIMRMGSIAEFRIDDEPAQIAELVFPKDADISRKRISVLTPVGAALLGLSAGQSIEWAARDGRVRRLTVVSVHAAAPETASAS; encoded by the coding sequence ATGACCAGCAAGACCAAGGGCAGCCGCCGGCCTGCCATCACCATCGCCCGTTCCGAACATGCTCGCCTGTCGAACCTTGCCGACATGCTGGCCGCGCGCGATCCGCACGCCGCAGAACAGCTCGCCGCCGAACTCGACCGGGCAAAGATCCTCGACGATGCGCGCATGGCGCCCGGCATCATGCGCATGGGCTCGATTGCCGAGTTCCGCATCGATGACGAGCCGGCGCAGATCGCCGAACTGGTTTTCCCGAAGGATGCCGATATTTCCCGCAAGCGCATCTCCGTGCTGACCCCGGTCGGGGCGGCCCTTCTCGGTCTTTCCGCCGGCCAGTCGATCGAATGGGCCGCGCGCGACGGCCGGGTGCGGCGCCTCACCGTTGTCTCGGTGCATGCCGCCGCGCCGGAAACGGCCAGCGCGTCCTGA
- a CDS encoding GntR family transcriptional regulator, translating into MTDTDSNSLPERKRGSGVKMVYDLLRDEILDLKIAPGSPVDEVQLAERFKMSRTPIREALVRLAGEGLIETLPNRSTMVANIDFLNLHTLFDAMVLMYRVTTRLAAQNHRADDLPIIRGFHEDYAAAVEARDTLAMIATNVAFHAAIAEAGRNPYFTSLFRRLLDEGRRILRLYYQSYEEQFPQLFVDEHAAIIAAIEARDIEEADRLGKAHAEQIVAQVQRLFSRNDRLDIAL; encoded by the coding sequence ATGACCGATACCGATTCCAATTCCCTGCCGGAACGCAAGCGAGGCTCCGGCGTCAAAATGGTCTACGACCTTTTGCGCGACGAAATCCTCGACCTGAAGATCGCCCCCGGCAGCCCGGTGGACGAGGTACAGCTGGCCGAGCGGTTCAAGATGTCGCGCACGCCGATCCGCGAGGCCCTGGTGCGGCTCGCCGGCGAAGGGCTGATCGAGACCCTGCCGAACCGCTCCACCATGGTGGCGAACATCGACTTCCTGAACCTGCACACCCTGTTCGACGCGATGGTGCTGATGTACCGCGTGACGACGCGGCTCGCCGCGCAGAACCACCGGGCGGACGACCTTCCCATTATCCGTGGTTTCCACGAGGACTATGCCGCGGCGGTGGAGGCACGCGATACGCTTGCGATGATCGCGACCAACGTGGCCTTCCATGCCGCCATCGCGGAGGCCGGCCGCAACCCCTACTTCACCAGCCTGTTCCGCCGGCTGCTCGATGAGGGGCGGCGCATTCTCCGTCTCTACTACCAGTCCTATGAAGAGCAGTTCCCGCAGCTGTTCGTCGACGAGCATGCCGCCATCATCGCGGCGATCGAGGCGCGCGATATCGAGGAGGCCGACCGCCTCGGAAAGGCCCATGCCGAGCAGATCGTTGCCCAGGTGCAGCGGCTGTTCAGCCGCAACGATCGGCTCGACATCGCGCTCTGA
- a CDS encoding Crp/Fnr family transcriptional regulator, translating to MASSTAGNHHSKWRTPCQQCPLRELSGFRDFTAKEIDFVSHFKSGELSSERGATILVEGMHSAHLFTVLSGWAFRYKLLPDGRRQIMNYVLPGDLLGLQGSLMGEMNHSVEALTPVTLCVFERSKLERLFERHPSLGYDLTWIAAQEERILDEHLLSVGRRSALERTAYLLSFIHQRAHSAGVNGGRRVIPITQQHVADTLGLSLVHTNKTLRKLSDRKLMRWQDRGCEILDADGLLALAGWEGLKKEARPFI from the coding sequence ATGGCCAGCAGCACGGCGGGCAACCATCATTCCAAATGGCGCACGCCCTGCCAGCAATGTCCCTTGCGGGAGCTCTCGGGCTTCCGCGATTTCACCGCCAAGGAAATCGACTTCGTCTCGCATTTCAAGAGCGGCGAACTGTCGAGCGAGCGCGGTGCGACCATCCTCGTCGAGGGCATGCACAGCGCCCATCTCTTCACCGTGCTCTCCGGCTGGGCCTTCCGCTACAAGCTTCTGCCGGATGGCCGGCGCCAGATCATGAACTATGTGCTGCCCGGCGATCTTCTCGGCCTGCAAGGCAGCCTGATGGGCGAGATGAATCATTCCGTCGAGGCGCTGACGCCCGTCACGCTCTGCGTCTTCGAGCGCTCCAAGCTGGAACGGCTGTTTGAGCGCCACCCCTCGCTCGGCTATGATCTCACCTGGATCGCCGCCCAAGAGGAGCGCATCCTCGATGAACACCTGTTGAGTGTCGGCCGGCGTTCGGCGCTGGAGCGCACGGCCTATCTCCTGTCCTTCATCCATCAGCGCGCCCATTCGGCGGGCGTCAATGGCGGTCGGCGCGTCATTCCGATCACCCAGCAGCATGTCGCCGATACGCTCGGCCTGTCGCTCGTCCATACCAACAAGACGCTGCGCAAGCTTTCGGATCGCAAGCTGATGCGCTGGCAGGACAGGGGCTGCGAAATCCTCGATGCGGACGGCCTGCTTGCGCTGGCCGGATGGGAGGGCCTGAAGAAGGAGGCCCGCCCCTTCATCTAG
- a CDS encoding DUF488 family protein — protein MPIGIKRVYDEAEPQDGARILVDRLWPRGISKDKAAFAEWMKELAPTTALRQWFDHRPERWAEFQTRYREELRENPLVDTLRERAKTETITLLYGSRNREFNHAKVLADFLLET, from the coding sequence ATGCCGATAGGGATCAAGCGCGTTTACGACGAAGCCGAACCGCAGGACGGTGCGCGCATTCTCGTCGACCGGCTCTGGCCGCGCGGCATTTCGAAGGACAAGGCCGCCTTTGCCGAATGGATGAAGGAGCTGGCGCCGACAACCGCCCTTCGCCAGTGGTTCGATCACAGGCCGGAGCGCTGGGCGGAGTTCCAGACACGCTACCGGGAGGAGCTTCGGGAAAACCCGTTGGTTGATACGCTGCGCGAGCGCGCCAAAACCGAAACCATCACCCTGCTCTACGGATCGCGCAACCGGGAATTCAACCACGCCAAGGTGCTGGCCGATTTCCTGCTGGAGACATAG
- a CDS encoding DoxX family protein, translating into MTDFTTSRPRLIIPSLGGIYAALGESAETILRVAAGLLLVTHGYGKIINPFGASGMVESLGFYPGAFWSPLLAATEFFGGILIAIGLFTRPAAFAAMIVLAVTVYFHGIVQAEGLMGAEKSILWALIMFYFVIRGANSHSVDAKLGRQF; encoded by the coding sequence ATGACCGACTTCACCACCAGCCGTCCCCGCCTCATCATTCCGTCGCTCGGCGGCATCTATGCGGCGCTCGGCGAAAGCGCGGAAACGATCCTGCGCGTCGCCGCCGGCCTGCTGCTTGTCACCCATGGTTACGGCAAGATCATCAACCCCTTCGGCGCAAGCGGCATGGTCGAAAGCCTCGGCTTCTATCCCGGCGCCTTCTGGTCGCCGCTGCTCGCCGCCACCGAATTCTTCGGCGGCATCCTGATCGCCATCGGCCTCTTCACGCGGCCGGCCGCTTTCGCGGCGATGATCGTGCTCGCCGTCACCGTCTATTTTCACGGCATCGTGCAGGCCGAAGGCCTGATGGGCGCGGAAAAGTCCATCCTCTGGGCGCTGATCATGTTCTACTTCGTCATCCGTGGCGCAAACAGCCATTCGGTCGACGCGAAGCTCGGTCGTCAGTTCTGA
- a CDS encoding SelT/SelW/SelH family protein has protein sequence MTGEKLRVSILYCTQCNWLLRAGWMAQELLSTFSDSLGEVALIPGSGGNFEIRVGAALVWERKRDGGFPGPKELKQRVRDVIEPGRDLGHTDRVADSNPG, from the coding sequence ATGACCGGGGAAAAGCTGCGCGTTTCCATACTCTATTGTACCCAGTGCAACTGGCTGCTGCGCGCCGGCTGGATGGCACAGGAGCTGTTGTCGACCTTTTCCGATTCGCTTGGCGAGGTGGCGCTCATTCCTGGAAGCGGCGGCAATTTCGAAATCCGGGTCGGCGCGGCGCTGGTCTGGGAGCGCAAGCGCGACGGCGGTTTTCCAGGGCCAAAGGAACTGAAACAGCGCGTGCGCGATGTCATCGAACCCGGCCGCGATCTCGGCCACACGGACCGCGTTGCCGACAGCAATCCCGGATGA
- a CDS encoding proline racemase family protein — protein MRSSKVIHIVSCHAEGEVGDVIIGGVAPPPGNTLWEQRNFIAEDKTLRNFVLNEPRGGVFRHINLLVPPKDPRATMGFIIMEPEDTPPMSGSNSICVSTVLLDSGIVPMVEPETHMILEAPGGLVNVVASCRNGKAERITVTNVPSFADKLDAKLEVEGLGTLTVDTAYGGDSFVFADARALGFSVTPDEARELAETGIRITKAANEQLGFTHPENPEWNHISFCQLTLPVEERDGALHGRNTVVIQPAKLDRSPTGTGCSARMAVLHARGQIKVGQSFSGYSILDSRFDCRIVGETTVGGRPAIVPEISGRAWITGTSQVMLDPQDPWPAGYRLADTWPRKQ, from the coding sequence ATGCGCAGCAGCAAGGTCATCCACATCGTCTCCTGCCACGCCGAGGGCGAGGTGGGCGATGTTATCATCGGCGGCGTTGCGCCCCCGCCCGGAAACACGCTGTGGGAGCAGCGCAATTTCATCGCCGAAGACAAGACCCTGCGCAATTTCGTGCTGAACGAACCGCGCGGCGGCGTCTTCCGCCACATCAATCTCCTCGTGCCGCCGAAGGACCCGCGCGCCACCATGGGCTTCATCATCATGGAGCCGGAAGATACGCCGCCGATGTCCGGCTCCAACTCGATCTGCGTCTCCACCGTGCTGCTCGATAGCGGCATCGTGCCGATGGTCGAGCCGGAAACCCACATGATACTGGAAGCGCCGGGTGGGCTGGTCAATGTCGTCGCGTCATGCCGAAACGGCAAGGCCGAGCGCATCACCGTCACCAACGTGCCGTCCTTCGCCGACAAGCTGGATGCCAAGCTGGAAGTCGAAGGCCTCGGCACCCTCACCGTCGACACCGCCTATGGCGGCGACAGTTTTGTGTTCGCCGATGCCCGTGCCCTTGGTTTCTCGGTAACGCCGGACGAGGCGCGTGAGCTTGCCGAAACCGGCATCCGCATCACCAAGGCCGCCAATGAACAGCTCGGCTTCACCCATCCGGAAAACCCGGAATGGAACCACATCTCCTTCTGCCAGCTGACGCTGCCGGTCGAGGAGCGTGACGGCGCGCTGCACGGCCGCAACACGGTCGTCATCCAGCCCGCAAAGCTCGATCGTTCGCCGACCGGCACCGGCTGCTCGGCGCGCATGGCGGTGCTGCATGCCCGCGGCCAGATCAAGGTCGGCCAGTCCTTCTCCGGCTATTCGATCCTCGATTCGCGCTTCGACTGCCGCATCGTCGGCGAAACCACGGTCGGCGGCCGCCCGGCCATCGTGCCGGAAATCTCCGGCCGCGCCTGGATCACCGGCACCAGCCAGGTCATGCTCGATCCGCAAGATCCATGGCCGGCCGGCTATCGCCTTGCCGATACCTGGCCGCGCAAGCAGTAG
- a CDS encoding FCD domain-containing protein, with translation MFSLSKTNLADTAVEAIRDEILKRRWAVGEKLPNEATLSAMLSVSRGTVREAVRVLASQGYLETRQGSGTYVLSAADSTRPLTMARRAGLRDQFEARLALDAEAARLAALRHTPAVIAGLRALLAERGNHDDGDKAGFVARDFAFHQAVIAASQNSVLIGMYEFFSTLISETIEATLGEDLPEPDMAAHAAIIDAIESGDPEAADAAVRRFMAPMLSALDRLLLS, from the coding sequence ATGTTTTCCCTCAGCAAGACCAATCTCGCCGACACCGCCGTCGAGGCGATCCGCGATGAAATCCTCAAGCGCCGCTGGGCGGTGGGCGAAAAACTGCCGAACGAGGCGACCTTGTCCGCCATGCTGTCCGTCAGTCGCGGCACGGTGCGCGAGGCGGTGCGCGTGCTCGCTTCACAGGGTTATCTCGAAACCCGGCAGGGCTCCGGGACCTATGTGCTCTCGGCAGCCGATAGCACCCGCCCGCTCACCATGGCCCGCCGGGCGGGCCTGCGCGACCAGTTCGAGGCGCGTCTTGCGCTGGATGCGGAGGCCGCGCGGCTTGCGGCGCTGCGCCACACACCGGCCGTGATCGCCGGGCTGCGCGCGCTGCTTGCCGAGCGTGGCAACCACGACGACGGCGACAAGGCGGGGTTCGTTGCCCGCGACTTCGCCTTCCATCAGGCAGTGATCGCCGCCTCACAAAACAGCGTGCTGATCGGCATGTACGAATTCTTTTCCACGCTGATTTCCGAAACCATCGAGGCGACGCTGGGTGAAGACCTTCCGGAACCGGACATGGCCGCCCATGCCGCAATCATCGATGCCATCGAAAGCGGCGATCCGGAGGCGGCCGATGCCGCGGTGCGCCGTTTCATGGCGCCCATGCTGTCGGCTCTCGATCGGTTGCTGCTGTCATGA